A genomic region of Gemmatimonadota bacterium contains the following coding sequences:
- a CDS encoding sulfatase-like hydrolase/transferase, with translation MNQPNILFVFTDQQRTDTMSCYGNDWIQSPHLNALSERSFVFENAYVGQAVCTPSRGTLMSGLYPHSHGCVANGIHLREDTKSIAEMMPDTYRKAYMGKWHLGNDTVRQHGFDEWISIQDNLRHLNTIQDAPMSSHYEWLVAQGVEPPSHLAPDLKQFSAGDRARLPAEQQVGAFVAQEADRFIRENVDQPWLLVCSTFEPHPPYTGPYDGLYDPEELPVGPTFLKQPEGHSRFNRVRAEHYATKKEAGEDLSTELGWRKVRSQYFGNMKIVDDAVGRIIQALEETGQLENTIIAYTSDHGEMVGDHAMMEKRTFYEESARVPFLLSVPWLNKEQKRIDGVFGHADLVPTLLDLAGVEVSDQCEGESLAGALTGERDLKDHVAFMEWNGIGDRNLGNPSINLMATLPWRSVVTGDRWKLNLCAGDQCELFDLNTDPYEENNLFDVPEHRDRIRDMAAKIRLWQHETGDTVPLPSV, from the coding sequence CACAGATACCATGTCGTGTTACGGCAATGATTGGATTCAATCACCGCATTTGAATGCGCTTTCGGAGCGGTCTTTTGTTTTTGAGAATGCGTATGTTGGTCAGGCTGTGTGTACGCCATCGCGGGGTACGCTGATGTCTGGGTTGTACCCTCATTCGCACGGATGTGTGGCGAATGGGATTCATCTACGGGAAGATACAAAGTCGATTGCGGAAATGATGCCAGATACATATCGCAAGGCATATATGGGCAAATGGCATTTGGGCAACGATACCGTTCGCCAACATGGATTTGATGAGTGGATCAGTATTCAGGATAATTTGCGGCATTTGAATACGATTCAAGATGCGCCGATGAGTTCCCACTATGAGTGGTTGGTGGCGCAGGGCGTTGAACCACCCTCGCATTTGGCACCGGACTTGAAACAATTTTCTGCAGGAGATCGCGCACGTTTGCCAGCGGAACAACAGGTCGGGGCGTTTGTCGCGCAGGAAGCGGATCGGTTTATTCGAGAAAATGTCGATCAGCCCTGGTTGCTGGTGTGCAGTACGTTTGAACCGCACCCTCCATATACAGGGCCGTATGACGGTTTGTATGATCCTGAGGAATTGCCGGTTGGCCCGACGTTTTTGAAACAGCCTGAAGGGCATTCGCGATTTAATCGGGTGCGGGCAGAGCATTATGCAACGAAGAAGGAGGCTGGTGAAGATTTAAGTACGGAATTGGGATGGCGGAAAGTGAGATCGCAATACTTCGGAAATATGAAGATTGTGGATGATGCTGTGGGGCGGATCATTCAGGCATTGGAAGAGACGGGACAACTGGAGAATACGATTATTGCTTACACGAGTGATCATGGAGAAATGGTGGGCGATCATGCGATGATGGAAAAGCGGACTTTTTACGAAGAGTCTGCGCGAGTGCCGTTTTTGCTCAGTGTGCCGTGGTTGAATAAGGAACAGAAACGAATCGATGGTGTGTTTGGGCATGCGGATTTGGTGCCGACACTTTTGGATCTGGCGGGCGTTGAAGTTTCAGATCAGTGTGAAGGGGAGAGTTTGGCTGGTGCACTCACCGGTGAGCGCGATTTGAAGGATCACGTTGCATTTATGGAGTGGAATGGGATTGGCGATCGCAATTTAGGGAATCCAAGCATTAACTTGATGGCGACATTGCCCTGGCGATCTGTGGTGACGGGTGATCGCTGGAAGTTGAATTTGTGTGCTGGTGATCAGTGTGAGTTGTTCGACCTTAATACAGATCCTTATGAAGAAAACAATCTGTTTGATGTTCCTGAACATCGCGATCGCATTCGCGATATGGCGGCGAAGATTCGATTGTGGCAACATGAAACAGGAGATACTGTGCCTTTGCCGAGTGTTTAG